A section of the Engraulis encrasicolus isolate BLACKSEA-1 chromosome 8, IST_EnEncr_1.0, whole genome shotgun sequence genome encodes:
- the LOC134453826 gene encoding microfibril-associated glycoprotein 4-like, producing the protein MGKAQTAPQWSIPWNSTMLRIVLVLLLCVPACLCADLLLPVDCSDIHTHYPTKPSGVYTIFPGGPVSPLQVYCDMESDGGGWTIFQRRMDGSVNFYSPWDHYKMGFGNKDGEYWLGLDNIVLLTMRKKNELRVDMEDWDGNEAYAQYSSFSVDPESLGYTLHVGGFIDGGAGDALISRHNNIKFSTFDRDQDPSESLNCAKKYLGAFWYSNCHATNPNGVYRWGADNTISNIGVEWSTWKGYDYSLKSISMKIRPKK; encoded by the exons atgGGGAAGGCCCAAACGGCACCCCAGTGGAGCATACCGTGGaatagtaccatgctcagg aTAGTGCTCGTCCTGCTCCTATGTGTTCCAGCATGCCTCTGTGCTGACCTGTTGCTGCCAGTGGACTGCTCTGACATCCACACCCACTACCCAACCAAACCCAGCGGGGTCTACACCATCTTCCCTGGGGGACCCGTCTCCCCACTACAG GTCTACTGTGACATGGAGAGTGATGGTGGGGGATGGACG ATCTTCCAGAGAAGAATGGATGGGTCTGTTAACTTCTACAGTCCCTGGGATCACTACAAGATGGGCTTTGGCAATAAGGACGGAGAATACTGGCTTG GTTTGGACAACattgtgctgttgaccatgaggAAGAAGAACGAGTTGAGGGTGGACATGGAGGACTGGGATGGTAACGAGGCGTACGCCCAATACTCCTCCTTCTCTGTGGACCCTGAGAGTCTCGGATATACACTGCATGTTGGCGGCTTCATCGATGGCGGAgcag GGGATGCCTTAATATCTAGACATAACAACATAAAGTTCAGCACCTTCGACAGAGACCAGGACCCATCTGAATCCTTAAATTGTGCCAAAAAGTATCTTGGTGCTTTCTGGTACAGTAATTGCCATGCCACCAACCCCAATGGAGTATATAGGTGGGGAGCTGACAACACCATTTCTAATATTGGTGTGGAGTGGAGCACATGGAAAGGTTATGATTATTCCCTGAAGTCCATCAGTATGAAGataagaccaaaaaaataa